The genomic window GGGAGCCATTCTCCGTTTCTCCCTCGGGTGCGAGGATGAATTCGGGTATCTCGTCGGTCACGCGTATCCGCTCATGATCCAGGTCGACGAACTTGCCCCTCTGGTCGATGATCCCCTCGAGCAGAAGCTCGGCCACGGCGTCGATCAATCCGGAACCGCAGACCCCCCGCGGCTTTCCGTTGCCGATCCAGTGGTACTGCACTGCTCCCCCTTGCAGGCTGATTTTGTCGATGGCTCCCCGGGTGGCCCTCATGCCGCACTTGATACCCCCGCCCTCGAATGCCGGACCGGCGGAGGACGAACAGCATGCGAGCCATTCCTTGTTGCCGACAACAATCTCTCCGTTGGTGCCGACGTCGATAAGGAGAATGATATCCGATCGTTCGTTCATGCCGCAGGCGAGCACCCCCGCCGTGATGTCGCCCCCCACGTAACCGCTCACCCCGGGCATGATGTGAAGCAGGCCGGCGGGATTGACACGCAAGCCGATTTCGGCCGTCTGATACTGGGGGAAACGGTTGGCCGTGGGAATGTAAGGTTCCACGCGAATATGGCCGGGATACAACCCCAGCAGCAGGTGAGTCATGGTGGGGTTCCCGGCCGCCATGAGGCAGTGGATATCGTTCGCCTCGATGCCGACCATGGCCGCAAGAGCATCCACCAGGGAGTTGATGGTCGAAACCACGGCTTCGTTCAACGGTTGCAGTCCACCGAAATCACAGGCGAAAATCATCCGCGATAGGACGTCCTCGCCATAACTCGCCTGACGATTGTAGCTGGCTTCCACCGCCGCGGGGACCCCTGTGTTGAGGTCCACCAACTGCGCGACGATGGTCGTGGTCCCGACGTCCACGGCGATCCCGTAGTTGACGTCGGCGGTGTTCCCCTTCTCGATCATTCGGATTTGTCCGAACCGCGCGTTCCTCAGATGAACCGTGGCGGTCACCTTCCAGTCGCTTTCGCGCAAGAGCGCGGCAAGTCCGGAAAGGCAGGCGAAATGCGCCTCGATGTAAATGTCCGGCATTTTCTTGCGCAGCTCGCGATAGATGCGGTCCAGGTCGGAGAGGTTATCGGAAAGCGACGGTCGCGCAAGCTCCAGGTAGTATTTCTGACAAACCGGCCGAAGAAAGGAAGTCGCCGGAAGGCCGTCGAGCCCACGTTCCAGGGGGGCGGGCACTTCGTAGCGCACGATTTCTTCGATGTGATCGACGGTGAGGATCTGGCCTTCCTCGATTCGCGATTCCGGAGGAATGTATATCTCGACGTCTTCGCCGGTCGTGGACGCCTGGCAGGCCAGAACGAAGCCCGACTCCAGCTCGTTCCGGTCCAGGAAATGAATGGACTTGCCGGTCGCCGTCACCCTGCCGTGAAGCACTCTCACGCGGCATTTCCCGCAGACGCCCCGACCGCCGCACAGATTGTTGACATCTATTCCCGCATACGAGGCAACATCGATCAGCCTTTCACCAATTTCGGCATGAGTGGCTGTCCCTTCCGGCTGAAACGTGACCTTCATCGATTTCATGCAGTGTCTCCCGATGGAATCGCGCCCTGAGAACCGGCATGAATTTCTAAAGTCGTTAATGGTTTACACCATTTTGAGATTGTTGGCCACAGTTGCTTTCGGACTGGGCGCGATCCGTTGAGAGCGAATCGGATCATTGCCTGGAGCCGGTGATTGCGTGTAGTATTCGATGCGCCGAAATGAAGCTTGCATCACATCCGGACAGCGGCAGGACCCTCGAACAGCAAACACGGGAGAATTCGGCTCATGAGCGAAAACTACGATCATCCTACCATAGCATGGTACATAACGCCACATGGGTTCGGACACGCCGTGCGCTCCCTGGAAGTGATCCGCCGCTTCATGTCGCGGGTTCCCGAAGTGCGGCTCACCATCGTGTCGGATCTTCCCGATTTTCTCATCGAGCAGCATCTCGGGATGTTGCCTTCCGTGAGGCGAAAACGACTCGATATCGGCATGGTTCAAAAAGACAGCCTGCGTTTCGATCTGGACGCCACTCGAACGACGCTCGAGAAGCTGCGGCGGTCGCACGACCGCCTGGTGGACGAGGAGAAAAGGTTTCTTCTGGAGCTCGGAGCCGATGTCATGGTCTCCGATATTGCGTTCATTCCGTTTTATGCGGCCGATCATGCCGGCATTCCCGGCATTGGAATGGGGAATTTCACCTGGGACTGGATATACGCATCGTACAGAGACACGGACGAGCGCTGGGACCCGTTGATCGAGTGGTGCAGGGGCGGCTACCGCTTGTGCGACCTGCTGCTTCGCCTCCCCATGCACGGGGACTGCTCATCCTGTCCCCGGATCACGGACGTGCCCCTGGTCGCCCGAAAGCCCTCCCGCACGAGGCGCGAAAGCAGGGCGATCCTTGGCTGCGAGAAAAACCGGAAAGCCTACCTGATTTCCTTTTCCGAGCTGCACCTGGATGAGTCCGCCCTGCGCCGTCTGGAAAGAATGAACAACGCGCTTTTCTTTTTCAAGCGACCGCTCCGCTTCGATTTTGCCAACGGGCGGTCCATCGACGGCCTGGAACTTTCATACGTCGATGTCGTGGGGGCAATGGACGCGGTGATCACCAAACCCGGGTACGGGGTCGTATCGGACTGCCTGGCCACCGGGACGCCGATGATCTACACCGACCGGGGCCCGTTCCCTGAATACGACATTCTTGTCCGGGAGATGAAGCGACACCTGAACACGGTTTATCTCAGCTCCGAGGACTTCTGCCGGGGCGCGTGGGAATCCGCCGTGGAACAGATCGAAGGGATGCCGCCGCGCACGGTTTCCATGCGTCTGGACGGCGCAGACGTCTGCGTCGGCTTGATACTGGACTGCCTTGCCGGGCGCGAAGACGTGAAGGCGGGGACTGTCGGGAGCCGGGATGGAGCCGGGCGGCGGCATGCCGGAATGGAACCGGACTTGGAATCCCCGGTGGTGGTTCCCGTTGAGGATTCCATTGATTTGCACACCTACAGACCCGCCGACATCCGGGACCTCCTGGACGACTACCTCGAAGCGGCACGGGAAAAAGGGTTCGAACAAGTAAGGATCATTCACGGAAAAGGAACGGGGGCGCTTCGGGCGATGGTTCAATCCATCCTCCGAAGACACCCCCTGGTTTTGTCTTTCCGGGAAGCCGACGGTCCTGGCGGCGGGTGGGGCGCAACCCTGGCAACGCTCCGCCCCGCCGAACGGAACGGGTGCTAGCGCTTCGCCGAGGTGATTTCGTAACGCTTGATCTTCGTATCGGGTTTGACGCTCGCCTTGACCAGGTAGAGCCGTCCCTTCATGTTGAGCTGCTTGAGCGTGTCCCGATCGACCTTGAGCTCATGCAGCTCGCAGGGCTTCTTCTCCAGGACTTTCCCCTCGGAGTCGAAGAGTGTGAGGGTGAAGGCGCGGTCTTTCAAATCCACCCGGCTGCTCACGATGTTCTGCACGACCAGCATGGTTCCGCCGGGTTCGTTGCACACCGTGGAAAAGTTCTTCTCGACGGTGTACCGTTGTCCGTGAACCAGTTCTCCTTTGCCCTGGCGAGAGGCTTTTTTCGATTCGGCGGCCGACTCCCTGAGGAGCCTCATGTTTTCCTCCGGGGGATTCTCCTCGCATTTCGCCGCCGGGAGACTGGTCTCGAGGAGTTGCTTCAGCAGAACTTTCTGGTCGGTCTTGGATGCGTCTTCCGGCGCCATGAAAAGCACTTCGGGATCGAACTCCTTTGCTTCCAGAATCTCCTGGATGGAGGCCACCTGTGACTTGGGGACTCCAGCAACGCCGCCGGCAATGTCGAATTTGATTTCGTTCTTGAATTCCCAATAATAAGGAACGTCCACGGACGTGCCGTCGGTCATGGTAATCCGCATGATCCCACCCCATGCCGGCGCAGTGCTCACTCCCAGATGGACGAGCGCACAAACGACAAAAACACGGAAAAACCACCTAACGTTTTTAGCCTTCATCGTCCCCTTCCTCTTTTAGCTTTACCCCTGATTGCCATTTTTAGTATAGAGGTTAAACACTAATCGGCAAAATCATCCTACAACATTAGGAGGGAAGAGTTAATGGATATTTTTATATCCGGTTCATTGGCATACGACAGGATCATGGATTTTCCGGGCCACTTTGCCGATCACATTTTGCCGGACAAGATCCATGTCTTGAACGTCTGTTTCAACATCAACGGGCTGGTGGAGAAATTCGGGGGCACGGC from Syntrophobacter fumaroxidans MPOB includes these protein-coding regions:
- a CDS encoding ASKHA domain-containing protein, which codes for MKSMKVTFQPEGTATHAEIGERLIDVASYAGIDVNNLCGGRGVCGKCRVRVLHGRVTATGKSIHFLDRNELESGFVLACQASTTGEDVEIYIPPESRIEEGQILTVDHIEEIVRYEVPAPLERGLDGLPATSFLRPVCQKYYLELARPSLSDNLSDLDRIYRELRKKMPDIYIEAHFACLSGLAALLRESDWKVTATVHLRNARFGQIRMIEKGNTADVNYGIAVDVGTTTIVAQLVDLNTGVPAAVEASYNRQASYGEDVLSRMIFACDFGGLQPLNEAVVSTINSLVDALAAMVGIEANDIHCLMAAGNPTMTHLLLGLYPGHIRVEPYIPTANRFPQYQTAEIGLRVNPAGLLHIMPGVSGYVGGDITAGVLACGMNERSDIILLIDVGTNGEIVVGNKEWLACCSSSAGPAFEGGGIKCGMRATRGAIDKISLQGGAVQYHWIGNGKPRGVCGSGLIDAVAELLLEGIIDQRGKFVDLDHERIRVTDEIPEFILAPEGETENGSPVVITEADIGNLIKSKGAILAAVRVLLENVSLSFDDLAYIYVAGGFGAYLDVRKAILIGLLPEIPRERVRFIGNSSLAGARLAMLTAANFHKAESISSRMTYFELSVHPAFMNEFVAALFLPHTQIELFPSVREALAERRTRNAAHRSR
- a CDS encoding Smr/MutS family protein, which translates into the protein MSENYDHPTIAWYITPHGFGHAVRSLEVIRRFMSRVPEVRLTIVSDLPDFLIEQHLGMLPSVRRKRLDIGMVQKDSLRFDLDATRTTLEKLRRSHDRLVDEEKRFLLELGADVMVSDIAFIPFYAADHAGIPGIGMGNFTWDWIYASYRDTDERWDPLIEWCRGGYRLCDLLLRLPMHGDCSSCPRITDVPLVARKPSRTRRESRAILGCEKNRKAYLISFSELHLDESALRRLERMNNALFFFKRPLRFDFANGRSIDGLELSYVDVVGAMDAVITKPGYGVVSDCLATGTPMIYTDRGPFPEYDILVREMKRHLNTVYLSSEDFCRGAWESAVEQIEGMPPRTVSMRLDGADVCVGLILDCLAGREDVKAGTVGSRDGAGRRHAGMEPDLESPVVVPVEDSIDLHTYRPADIRDLLDDYLEAAREKGFEQVRIIHGKGTGALRAMVQSILRRHPLVLSFREADGPGGGWGATLATLRPAERNGC